One genomic window of Oncorhynchus clarkii lewisi isolate Uvic-CL-2024 chromosome 5, UVic_Ocla_1.0, whole genome shotgun sequence includes the following:
- the LOC139410151 gene encoding hydroxysteroid 11-beta-dehydrogenase 1-like protein, with the protein MKVFTKLLIVGVIGAAFVAFQWSGPTFDPESLKGARVLVTGASTGIGEQMAYHLAGFGAQVVITARREKVLQQVAEKCQVLGAQKALYIAADMANPSDPERVVKFAVDKLGGLDYLVLNHIGPSPFAMWDRDVEHTRWLMQVNFLSYLQMAKTVLPTLEQSKGSIVVVTSLLGKISSPFVAPYTSTKFALNGFFGTLQHELSMQRSNVSITICILGLIDTDSAMEKVRGITNIQAWPASEAALHIITSGATQQTESYYPWFWYYCCLIRDWFPYFRDMSLRNLYKYEPFA; encoded by the exons AGTCGTTAAAGGGTGCCCGGGTCCTGGTGACTGGTGCCAGTACGGGAATAGGTGAACAAATGGCATATCACCTCGCCGGCTTTGGTGCCCAGGTGGTTATTACAGCCAGGAGGGAAAAGGTTCTACAGCAG GTAGCAGAGAAATGCCAGGTGTTGGGGGCCCAGAAAGCTCTATACATAGCAGCAGACATGGCCAATCCGTCTGACCCAGAGAGAGTGGTGAAGTTTGCTGTGGACAAGCTGGGAGGACTGGACTACCTGGTGCTGAACCACATAGGACCCAGCCCATTCGCCATGTGGGATAGAGATGTGGAACACACTAGATGGTTAATGCAG GTGAATTTCCTCAGCTATCTGCAGATGGCAAAGACAGTTCTGCCTACCCTTGAGCAGAGTAAGGGCTCCATTGTGGTCGTCACCTCCTTGTTAG GAAAAATTAGCAGTCCGTTTGTGGCTCCCTACACGTCCACCAAGTTTGCCCTGAACGGCTTCTTTGGGACGTTGCAGCATGAGCTTTCCATGCAGAGGAGCAACGTGTCCATCACCATCTGCATCCTGGGCCTGATTGATACAGACTCAGCTATGGAGAAAGTCAG GGGCATCACCAACATCCAAGCCTGGCCGGCCAGTGAGGCGGCTCTGCACATCATCACTTCTGGAGCCACGCAACAGACAGAGTCTTACTATCCCTGGTTCTGGTACTATTGCTGTCTCATCAGAGACTGGTTCCCCTACTTCAGGGACATGTCTTTACGTAACTTGTATAAATATGAACCATTTGCTTGA